One window of the Zea mays cultivar B73 chromosome 3, Zm-B73-REFERENCE-NAM-5.0, whole genome shotgun sequence genome contains the following:
- the LOC100192094 gene encoding lipase precursor, which translates to MGRRGLLKAALLLCFLAACSGRELTIKQNPSTTIYNSTLAKILVEYASAIYTADLTQLFTWTCARCGDLIEGFEMIEIIVDVENCLQAYFGFASDINAVVVVFRGTQENSIQNWIEDLLWKQLDLDYPGMPEAMVHRGFYSAYHNTTLRDGVVSGIQRTRKAYGDIPIMITGHSMGGAMASFCALDLVVNYGLDGVNLMTFGQPRIGNAAFASYFKTYLPQAIRVTHAHDIVPHLPPYFSFFPQKTYHHFPREVWTHNIGLGTLVYPVEKICDDSGEDPTCCRSVSGSSVRDHIYYLGVSMHAEDWSSCRIVMDYSKLQYQMDLNGNLVLSKQPGLSNARGFSAQ; encoded by the exons ATGGGGCGCCGCGGGTTGCTCAAGGCTGCGCTTCTGCTGTGCTTCCTTGCTGCTTGCTCCGGGAGAG AACTTACGATCAAACAGAACCCTTCCACTACCATATACAACTCGACTCTTGCCAAGATACTCGTGGAATATGCTTCTGCA ATCTATACTGCCGATTTGACGCAATTGTTTACTTGGACATGTGCCAGATGCGGTGACTTGATCGAG GGGTTCGAGATGATAGAGATCATTGTGGATGTCGAGAACTGCTTGCAG GCATATTTTGGTTTTGCCAGTGACATAAACGCAGTCGTTGTTGTTTTTAGAGGAACTCAAGAGAACAG CATCCAGAATTGGATAGAGGACTTGTTATGGAAACAACTTGATCTTGACTACCCTGGCATGCCTGAAGCAATG GTTCACCGAGGGTTTTATTCTGCATATCACAACACGACACTACGTGATGGAGTAGTCAGTGGTATTCAGAGGACTAGGAAAGCTTACGGAGACATTCCAATCATGATCACGGGTCATTCAATGGGTGGAGCTATGGCTTCATTCTGTGCGCTCGATCTTGTT GTTAACTACGGACTGGATGGCGTAAACCTGATGACATTTGGGCAGCCTCGTATTGGCAATGCTGCATTTGCTTCTTATTTCAAGACATACTTGCCTCAAGCGATCCGAGTTACTCATGCCCATGATATTGTGCCTCACCTGCCACCATATTTCTCATTCTTCCCACAGAAGACCTACCATCACTTCCCAAGAGAG GTATGGACCCACAATATTGGACTAGGAACCCTAGTGTACCCCGTAGAAAAGATCTGTGACGATTCTGGTGAAGACCCTACATGCTGCAg ATCAGTAAGTGGAAGTAGCGTGCGAGACCATATATACTATCTTGGCGTCAGCATGCATGCAGAAGACTGGAGCAGCTGCAGAATCGTCATGGACTACAGCAAATTGCAGTATCAGATGGACCTCAACGGTAATCTCGTATTGTCGAAGCAGCCCGGTTTGTCAAACGCCAGAGGATTCAGTGCTCAGTGA
- the LOC541699 gene encoding phosphogluconate dehydrogenase (NADP(+)-dependent, decarboxylating) isoform X1, whose product MALTRIGLAGLAVMGQNLALNIAEKGFPISVYNRTTSKVDETVQRAKVEGNLPVFGFHDPASFVSSIQKPRVVIMLVKAGAPVDQTIATLAAHLDQGDCIVDGGNEWYENTERREKAMEERGLLYLGMGVSGGEEGARNGPSLMPGGSFEAYKYIEDILLKVAAQVPDSGPCVTYIGKGGSGNFVKMVHNGIEYGDMQLIAEAYDVLKSVGKLTNSELHQVFSEWNKGELLSFLIEITADIFGIKDDKGEGYLVDKVLDKTGMKGTGKWTVQQAAELSVAAPTIEASLDSRFLSGLKDERVEASKIFQGDYSTGLPVDKAQLIEDVRQALYASKICSYAQGMNIIKAKSSEKGWGLNLGELARIWKGGCIIRAIFLDRIKKAYDRNPNLANLLVDPEFAQEIIDRQAAWRRVVCLAINNGVSTPGMSASLAYFDSYRRDRLPANLVQAQRDYFGAHTYERVDMPGSFHTEWFKIARNSKI is encoded by the coding sequence ATGGCTCTCACGAGAATTGGCCTCGCCGGCCTCGCGGTCATGGGACAGAACCTTGCCCTCAACATCGCGGAGAAAGGGTTCCCCATCTCGGTCTACAACAGGACAACCTCCAAGGTTGATGAGACCGTGCAGCGTGCCAAGGTCGAAGGAAACCTCCCAGTGTTTGGTTTCCACGACCCCGCGTCCTTCGTGAGCTCCATCCAGAAGCCCCGTGTCGTCATCATGCTCGTCAAGGCTGGGGCGCCGGTGGACCAGACCATTGCCACGCTCGCGGCGCACCTTGATCAGGGGGACTGTATCGTCGATGGTGGCAACGAGTGGTACGAGAACACGGAGAGGAGGGAGAAGGCGATGGAGGAGCGCGGGCTCCTATATCTTGGCATGGGCGTCTCCGGAGGAGAGGAGGGTGCCCGCAATGGCCCGTCCTTGATGCCCGGGGGCTCCTTCGAGGCATACAAGTACATTGAAGATATTCTTCTCAAGGTGGCTGCTCAGGTACCTGACAGCGGCCCGTGCGTCACATATATTGGCAAAGGTGGATCAGGCAACTTCGTCAAGATGGTTCACAATGGAATTGAATATGGTGACATGCAACTTATCGCCGAGGCTTATGATGTTCTCAAGTCGGTGGGTAAGCTCACAAACAGCGAGCTGCATCAGGTGTTCTCTGAGTGGAACAAGGGTGAGCTCCTCAGTTTCTTGATTGAGATCACGGCCGACATCTTTGGTATCAAGGATGACAAGGGTGAAGGCTACCTGGTCGACAAGGTCCTGGACAAGACCGGGATGAAGGGAACTGGGAAATGGACAGTCCAGCAGGCTGCTGAGCTTTCTGTAGCTGCTCCTACAATCGAGGCGTCCTTGGACTCCAGGTTCCTCAGCGGTCTGAAGGACGAGCGCGTTGAGGCTTCCAAAATCTTCCAAGGTGACTACTCCACTGGCCTACCGGTGGACAAGGCACAGCTGATCGAGGACGTGAGGCAAGCTCTATATGCCTCCAAGATCTGCAGTTACGCGCAGGGCATGAACATCATCAAGGCCAAGAGCTCAGAGAAAGGATGGGGCCTCAACCTTGGTGAGCTAGCGAGGATCTGGAAGGGAGGGTGCATCATCCGTGCCATCTTCCTCGACCGCATCAAGAAGGCGTACGATAGGAACCCTAACCTTGCCAACCTCCTCGTTGACCCCGAGTTCGCCCAGGAGATCATAGACAGGCAAGCTGCCTGGCGCAGGGTTGTCTGCCTTGCCATCAACAATGGCGTTAGCACCCCAGGCATGTCTGCAAGTCTGGCCTACTTCGACTCGTACCGCAGGGATAGGCTTCCCGCCAACCTGGTGCAGGCTCAGAGAGACTACTTCGGCGCTCACACGTACGAGAGGGTTGACATGCCTGGTTCTTTCCACACCGAGTGGTTCAAGATTGCGCGCAACTCCAAGATCTGA
- the LOC100193908 gene encoding Receptor-like cytoplasmic kinase 185-like, producing the protein MSCFVCFGSAAQDEEPRKPAAAGAGKDAAPDRAVARVGSDKSRSQGGPDSKKDLIIHKDGNSQNIAAQTFTFRELAAATKNFRQDCLLGEGGFGRVYKGRLENGQAVAVKQLDRNGLQGNREFLVEVLMLSLLHHTNLVNLIGYCADGDQRLLVYEFMPLGSLEDHLHDLPPDKEPLDWNTRMKIAAGAAKGLEHLHDKASPPVIYRDFKSSNILLGEGFHPKLSDFGLAKLGPVGDKTHVSTRVMGTYGYCAPEYAMTGQLTVKSDVYSFGVVFLELITGRKAIDNTKTQGEQNLVAWARPLFKDRRKFPKMADPMLQGRFPMRGLYQALAVAAMCLQEQAATRPHIGDVVTALSYLASQAYDPNAPVQHVRSNSSTPRARNPAGWNGDQRSVRSPNHHSPDPRRRDAAGASKYGAEVSRTSSTSDSGRRSGLDDMDLTGSQVGSPAQTGRRREAPRGTDRQRAVAEARTWGENSRERTNGHGSFDSTHE; encoded by the exons atAAATCAAGATCACAGGGTGGACCAGACTCTAAGAAGGATCTAATTATCCATAAGGATGGGAATAGTCAAAATATTGCAGCACAGACTTTCACTTTTCGTGAGCTCGCTGCAGCCACTAAGAACTTCAGGCAAGATTGCCTTTTAGGAGAGGGAGGTTTTGGTCGTGTATATAAAGGACGCTTGGAGAATGGGCAG GCTGTTGCTGTGAAACAACTTGATCGTAATGGTCTCCAAGGAAACAGGGAATTTCTGGTTGAGGTTCTCATGCTCAGTCTCTTACATCACACTAACCTGGTCAATCTAATTGGCTACTGTGCTGATGGTGACCAACGCCTTCTTGTTTATGAGTTTATGCCATTGGGGTCACTAGAAGATCATCTGCATG ATCTGCCACCAGATAAAGAGCCTCTTGATTGGAACACACGGATGAAGATAGCTGCAGGTGCAGCTAAGGGCTTAGAACACCTTCATGACAAGGCGAGTCCTCCTGTGATTTACCGGGATTTTAAGTCATCAAACATTCTTCTTGGAGAAGGATTTCATCCGAAGCTATCGGACTTTGGCCTTGCAAAACTTGGTCCGGTTGGTGACAAGACCCATGTTTCAACACGTGTGATGGGTACATATGGCTACTGTGCCCCAGAATATGCAATGACTGGGCAGCTGACGGTTAAATCCGATGTGTATAGCTTTGGTGTTGTGTTCCTTGAACTTATCACGGGGCGTAAAGCAATTGACAATACTAAGACCCAAGGGGAGCAAAATTTAGTGGCATGG GCTCGTCCACTGTTCAAGGACCGAAGGAAATTCCCTAAAATGGCTGATCCAATGCTTCAGGGCCGCTTCCCTATGAGGGGTCTATACCAGGCCTTAGCCGTTGCTGCCATGTGCTTGCAAGAGCAAGCTGCTACACGTCCTCACATCGGGGATGTCGTCACTGCTCTCTCATATCTTGCTTCTCAGGCATATGACCCAAATGCCCCTGTTCAACACGTCCGGAGCAATTCATCCacccccagggccagaaaccctgcTGGGTGGAACGGCGACCAgcgcagcgtgcgctcgcctaacCATCATTCTCCAGACCCGCGGCGCAGAGACGCTGCGGGGGCATCCAAGTATGGAGCAGAGGTTAGCAGGACTAGCTCTACCAGCGACTCTGGCCGGCGATCAGGCCTGGATGACATGGACCTGACCGGGTCGCAAGTGGGAAGCCCAGCGCAGaccggaagaagaagagaagctcCAAGGGGCACCGACAGACAGCGTGCTGTCGCAGAGGCCAGGACATGGGGGGAGAATTCAAGGGAGCGAACAAATGGCCATGGCAGCTTCGACAGCACCCATGAGTGA